Proteins encoded together in one Triticum dicoccoides isolate Atlit2015 ecotype Zavitan chromosome 7B, WEW_v2.0, whole genome shotgun sequence window:
- the LOC119341514 gene encoding uncharacterized protein LOC119341514 has product MSFLAGRLAAQEGAYFLQESKLAAGRLAAKLPASARGPRPASPPPSPDVLPEILRHSVPIRPTPPPADSTLYGSTRWVLPQGGAETAGVSPDVLNPLRSYVALPQATFGPKRWELPTEQPYYSAATANERRRDMHPPPMDPEKLKAVIDGYSQVGKAFLAGTVLVFGGATAVLLYTANKLQLHSVDDVKAKGKDAVQPHADMIKEQIAPLRKWAEDTSRKWHYEADRESGEKSVLVRELSRALGAKTRSN; this is encoded by the exons ATGAGCTTTCTCGCCGGGCGCCTCGCCGCCCAGGAGGGCGCCTACTTCCTGCAGGAGTCCAagctcgccgccggccgcctcgcGGCGAAGCTCCCCGCGTCCGCGCGTGGGCCCAGGCCGGCGTCCCCGCCTCCGTCGCCCGACGTGCTCCCGGAGATCCTCCGCCACTCCGTGCCCATCAGGCCTACGCCGCCTCCGGCTGACTCCACCCTCTACGGCTCCACTCGCTGGGTCCTCCCACAGGGCGGCGCCGAGACAGCCGGCGTGTCGCCCGACGTGCTCAACCCGCTCCGCTCGTACGTCGCTCTGCCGCAGGCCACCTTCGGCCCCAAAAG ATGGGAACTTCCAACTGAGCAGCCTTACTACTCGGCGGCAACCGCCAATGAGCGGCGACGTGATATGCATCCTCCTCCCATGGACCCTGAGAAGTTGAAGGCTGTAATTGATGGATACTCACAGG TTGGAAAGGCATTTCTTGCTGGGACTGTTTTGGTGTTTGGAGGAGCAACAGCTGTGCTGCTGTACACTGCCAATAAGCTACAGTTGCATTCA GTAGACGACGTCAAAGCTAAAGGAAAAGACGCAGTGCAACCACATGCCGATATGATCAAAGAACAAATAGCTCCACTGAGGAAATGG GCCGAGGACACGTCCCGGAAATGGCATTACGAAGCCGACAGAGAGTCCGGGGAGAAGTCTGTCCTTGTTAGAGAGCTGTCAAGAGCACTCGGTGCTAAGACACGCTCGAATTGA